CATTCCCATCGTGGCACATGAGTTTGCTCTAACACCAAGAGAATATTGTCCTTGACAGAGAGTTGGCGAAAAACACTTGGTTCTTGAGCGAGATAACCAATGCCTAATTGCGCTCTTTTGTGCATAGGCATTGCAGTTATTTCCATACTATCCAGCCAAACTTTTCCTTGATTGGGTTTTTCTAAACCTGTCGCAATGTAAAAAGTCGTCGTTTTACCCGCACCATTAGGGCCAAGTAACCCGACGACTTCACCCTGAGAAATGGAAAGGTTGACGCGATTAACGATATTTCGCTTACCGTAAGATTTGTGAATATTCTCTAAAACAATTTTCACGATTCGCGCCTGTTGTGGTAATTGATGCTAATTAGATTGTCCATCAACTTCCGTATCATTGACCATGTAGGTTGACTCTACTTGACGGTTGGATTGAGGTAAAGCCACAAAACGTCCTTCATCAATGAGATAAGTCACTTTCTCCGCACGGATACTATTGATTCCCTGTTGCAAAATATAGACATTTCCACTCAAATCAATGCGGCGTTCCTTGCTAAAAAATTGGGCTTGAGCAGCTGTGGCTTTAATTTGGCGCGCCGGATACAACATCTGCACATTACCGCGAGCCGTTGCTACTTGAGTGTTGGCGTTATATTCTTGCACATCAGCGCTGATGGTGAGGGGACTATTTTGCTCAGATGTTTGTGCAGTCGCAGTTTGCACATGAGTCGGAAATGTAAAACTACCCAAGAGTGCAGCTGGTAGCATCAAAGCTAATCCCAGGCGACGGATTTGTGATACTGGCAATTGATAGCAGGACATGATATTTTAATTACGAATTTAGGATATCAGCTTGTATACTAACTATCTCAATTTTTTTGTCCAGATATAAAATCTACATTCTGGAGTAACTTGGGATAACTGCTAGCTGAAATATTGACGCTTTGTCTAGCCTCAAGGTTTCGCCCATATCGACATTGATGCAGTCAAAACCACTGTAGAGATGTTCCATGAAACGTTTCTACATTTATAGGACTTACCCACAAGTTAAGAAAGAATGAACCACGTTCGCGTTAGCGTCTCCCCTTGGGAGAAGGAACGTTCGCGAAGCGTCTCCCCTTCTCCTAAAGGGAGAGGCTAGCGCCAAGGGAGAAGGAAAGAAGGTTTGAGAGATATTTTG
The window above is part of the Nodularia spumigena CCY9414 genome. Proteins encoded here:
- a CDS encoding LptA/OstA family protein: MMSCYQLPVSQIRRLGLALMLPAALLGSFTFPTHVQTATAQTSEQNSPLTISADVQEYNANTQVATARGNVQMLYPARQIKATAAQAQFFSKERRIDLSGNVYILQQGINSIRAEKVTYLIDEGRFVALPQSNRQVESTYMVNDTEVDGQSN